In a single window of the Streptomyces sp. NBC_00353 genome:
- a CDS encoding glycerol-3-phosphate dehydrogenase/oxidase, protein MRTATLGPAERAEALAALAERELDVLVVGAGVVGAGTALDAATRGLSTGLVEARDWASGTSSRSSKLIHGGLRYLEMLDFALVREALKERGLLLERLAPHLVKPVPFLYPLQHKGWERLYAGSGVALYDAMSVSSGHGRGLPVHRHLSRRRALQVAPALKKDALVGALQYYDAQMDDARYVATLVRTAAGYGAHVANRARVIGFLREGERVVGARVEDVEAGGEYEVRAKQVVNATGVWTDDTQALIGERGQFHVRASKGIHLVVPKDRIHSSTGLILRTEKSVLFVIPWGRHWIVGTTDTDWDLDKAHPAASSADIDYLLEHVNSVLTTPLTRDDVQGVYAGLRPLLAGESDATSKLSREHTVAHPLPGLVVVAGGKYTTYRVMAKDAVDEAVHGLDQRVADCVTEDIPLLGAEGYRALWNARARIAARTGLHVARVEHLLNRFGSMTEEILDLIVADPSLGEPLPAADDYLKAEIVYAASHEGARHLDDVLTRRTRISIETFDRGIRSARLCAELMGPVLGWNKSQIEREVEHYEKRVQAERESQRQPDDQTADAARLGAPDIVPI, encoded by the coding sequence GTGAGGACAGCGACACTGGGACCCGCGGAGCGTGCCGAGGCGCTCGCCGCGCTGGCCGAGCGCGAACTGGACGTGCTGGTCGTGGGAGCGGGCGTGGTCGGCGCCGGGACGGCGCTGGATGCGGCCACAAGAGGACTCTCGACCGGACTGGTCGAGGCGCGCGACTGGGCTTCCGGCACGTCGAGCAGGTCGAGCAAGCTGATCCACGGCGGGCTGCGCTATCTGGAGATGCTGGACTTCGCGCTCGTACGGGAGGCGCTGAAGGAGCGTGGGCTGCTGCTGGAGCGGCTGGCCCCGCACCTGGTCAAGCCCGTGCCGTTCCTCTATCCGCTGCAGCACAAGGGCTGGGAGCGGCTCTACGCCGGTTCGGGTGTCGCGCTGTACGACGCGATGTCGGTGTCGTCGGGGCACGGTCGGGGGCTGCCCGTGCACCGGCATCTCTCCCGCCGCCGCGCCCTGCAGGTCGCGCCCGCGCTCAAGAAGGACGCACTGGTCGGAGCGTTGCAGTACTACGACGCCCAGATGGACGACGCCCGCTATGTGGCGACGCTGGTGCGCACGGCCGCCGGCTACGGCGCGCACGTGGCGAACCGGGCGCGGGTGATCGGCTTCCTGCGGGAGGGCGAGCGGGTCGTCGGCGCGCGGGTGGAGGACGTCGAGGCGGGCGGGGAGTACGAGGTCAGGGCCAAGCAGGTGGTCAACGCCACAGGGGTGTGGACGGACGACACCCAGGCGCTGATCGGCGAGCGCGGACAGTTCCATGTCCGGGCGTCCAAGGGCATTCACCTGGTCGTCCCGAAGGACCGCATCCATTCCTCGACCGGTCTGATCCTGCGCACCGAGAAGTCCGTGCTGTTCGTGATCCCGTGGGGGCGCCACTGGATCGTCGGGACGACGGACACCGACTGGGACCTGGACAAGGCTCATCCGGCGGCTTCCAGCGCCGATATCGACTACTTGCTCGAGCATGTCAACTCGGTCCTGACCACCCCTCTGACCAGGGATGACGTTCAGGGTGTCTACGCCGGGCTGCGTCCCCTGCTGGCCGGTGAGTCGGACGCGACCAGCAAGCTCTCGCGCGAGCACACGGTGGCGCATCCGCTGCCCGGACTCGTGGTCGTCGCGGGCGGCAAATACACGACGTACCGGGTGATGGCGAAGGACGCCGTCGACGAGGCGGTCCACGGCCTCGACCAGCGGGTGGCGGACTGTGTCACGGAGGACATCCCGCTGCTGGGCGCGGAAGGATACCGGGCCCTGTGGAACGCGCGGGCGAGGATAGCGGCCCGCACCGGGCTCCATGTCGCCCGAGTGGAGCATCTGTTGAACCGGTTCGGATCCATGACCGAGGAGATCCTCGATCTGATCGTCGCCGACCCTTCGCTCGGCGAGCCGCTGCCCGCGGCGGACGACTACCTGAAGGCCGAGATCGTCTACGCCGCCTCGCACGAGGGGGCCCGCCATCTCGACGACGTACTGACGCGGCGGACCCGGATCTCCATCGAGACCTTCGACCGGGGCATCCGCAGCGCGAGGCTCTGCGCGGAGCTGATGGGGCCGGTGCTGGGGTGGAACAAGAGCCAGATCGAGCGGGAGGTGGAGCACTACGAGAAGCGGGTGCAGGCGGAGCGGGAGTCGCAGCGCCAGCCGGACGATCAGACGGCGGATGCGGCGCGGCTCGGGGCACCGGACATCGTGCCGATCTGA
- a CDS encoding nucleotide sugar dehydrogenase: MPADLAIIGLGHLGLPLAQAAVAAGIQTVGYDTDPRPFAELSAGRTPVEGSLAASEIRRMLSGGFRPTTDPAELGRVRTAVICAPTPLGADRTLDLTAVGDAARALAARLRPHTTVLLESAVPPGTTENFVRPLLEEGSGLRAGRDFHLACSPSRLDPGNRTHVYSNTPKVIGGLTPACTESAATFYGRLTDKVVRARGPREAEMTKVLETNFRHVNIALVNEMAVLCHDLGVDLWDVIRCAETKPFGFQPFRPGPGVGGHCPPVDPGFLPYSSRTPGHPLRMVSLAQEINDRMPSYVIQRCATLLNEHGKSVRGARVLLLGVTYKPDLADQEASPAREIATRLMDMGAQIGYHDPHVLDWRVRELPVPRADSLYEAASSADLTVLLQHHRTYDLQGLAVKAQLLLDTRGATPAGAAHRL; the protein is encoded by the coding sequence ATGCCCGCAGACCTCGCCATCATCGGACTCGGTCACCTCGGCCTGCCCCTCGCCCAAGCCGCCGTCGCCGCCGGTATCCAGACCGTCGGCTACGACACCGATCCCCGCCCGTTCGCCGAGCTCTCCGCCGGCCGCACACCCGTCGAGGGCTCACTCGCCGCTTCGGAGATCCGCCGGATGCTCTCGGGAGGCTTCCGGCCCACCACCGACCCGGCCGAGCTCGGCCGGGTCCGTACCGCCGTGATCTGCGCGCCCACCCCCCTCGGCGCCGACCGCACCCTGGACCTCACCGCCGTCGGCGACGCCGCCCGCGCCCTCGCCGCCCGGCTGCGCCCGCACACCACCGTCCTGCTCGAATCGGCCGTGCCCCCCGGCACCACCGAGAACTTCGTGCGCCCCCTCCTCGAAGAGGGATCGGGGCTGCGCGCCGGCCGCGACTTCCACCTCGCGTGCTCCCCCAGCCGCCTCGACCCCGGCAACCGCACCCACGTCTACAGCAACACCCCCAAGGTCATCGGTGGCCTCACCCCGGCCTGCACCGAATCGGCCGCCACCTTCTACGGCCGGCTCACCGACAAGGTCGTACGGGCCCGCGGGCCGCGCGAGGCCGAGATGACGAAGGTCCTGGAGACCAACTTCCGGCACGTCAACATCGCGCTGGTCAACGAGATGGCGGTGCTCTGCCACGACCTCGGCGTCGACCTCTGGGACGTCATCCGGTGCGCCGAGACCAAGCCGTTCGGCTTCCAGCCGTTCCGTCCGGGCCCCGGCGTCGGCGGCCACTGCCCCCCGGTCGACCCGGGCTTTCTCCCGTACAGCAGCCGCACCCCCGGCCATCCGCTGCGAATGGTCTCGCTCGCCCAGGAGATCAACGACCGGATGCCGAGCTACGTGATCCAGCGCTGCGCCACCCTGCTGAACGAACACGGCAAGTCCGTCCGGGGCGCCCGGGTCCTGCTCCTCGGCGTCACCTACAAGCCGGATCTCGCCGACCAGGAGGCCTCCCCCGCCCGGGAGATCGCCACCCGGCTGATGGACATGGGTGCACAGATCGGCTACCACGACCCGCACGTCCTGGACTGGCGCGTCCGCGAACTGCCGGTGCCGCGCGCGGACTCGCTGTACGAAGCCGCGTCGAGCGCGGACCTGACGGTGCTGCTCCAGCACCACCGTACGTACGACCTCCAGGGCCTTGCCGTGAAGGCCCAACTCCTCCTGGACACCCGGGGCGCCACCCCGGCAGGAGCGGCGCACCGGCTGTGA
- a CDS encoding GuaB3 family IMP dehydrogenase-related protein: MTEIEIGRGKRGRRAYAFDDIAVVPSRRTRDPKEVSIAWQIDAYRFELPFLAAPMDSVVSPQTAIRIGELGGLGVLNLEGLWTRHADPQPLLDEIAEMPVESATRRLQEIYAAPIQEELIGQRIKEVRDSGVVTAAALSPQRTAQFSKAVVDAGVDIFVIRGTTVSAEHVSSAAEPLNLKQFIYELDVPVIVGGCATYTAALHLMRTGAAGVLVGFGGGAAHTTRNVFGIQVPMATAVADVAGARRDYMDESGGRYVHVIADGGVGWSGDLPKAIACGADAVMMGSPLARATDAPGRGRHWGMEAVHEDVPRGKLVDLGSVGTTEEVLTGPSHTPDGSMNIFGALRRAMATTGYSDLKEFQRVEVTVADSQHRR; the protein is encoded by the coding sequence GTGACTGAGATCGAGATCGGGCGCGGCAAGCGCGGCCGCCGGGCGTACGCCTTCGACGACATCGCCGTCGTGCCGAGCCGTCGCACCCGCGACCCGAAGGAGGTCTCGATCGCGTGGCAGATCGACGCCTACCGGTTCGAGCTGCCGTTCCTGGCCGCTCCGATGGACTCCGTGGTCTCCCCGCAGACCGCGATCCGGATCGGTGAGCTGGGTGGTCTCGGCGTCCTCAACCTCGAAGGCCTGTGGACCCGGCACGCCGACCCGCAGCCGCTCCTCGACGAGATCGCCGAGATGCCCGTGGAGTCGGCGACCCGCCGCCTCCAGGAGATCTACGCCGCGCCGATCCAGGAGGAGCTGATCGGGCAGCGCATCAAGGAGGTGCGCGACTCCGGTGTCGTCACCGCCGCCGCGCTCTCGCCGCAGCGCACCGCCCAGTTCTCCAAGGCCGTCGTCGACGCGGGCGTCGACATCTTCGTCATCCGCGGCACGACGGTCTCCGCCGAGCACGTCTCGAGCGCGGCCGAGCCGCTCAACCTCAAGCAGTTCATCTACGAACTGGACGTCCCGGTGATCGTCGGCGGCTGCGCCACGTACACCGCGGCGCTGCACCTGATGCGTACCGGTGCGGCCGGTGTCCTCGTCGGCTTCGGCGGCGGCGCCGCGCACACCACGCGCAACGTCTTCGGTATCCAGGTCCCCATGGCGACCGCGGTCGCCGACGTGGCCGGGGCCCGTCGCGACTACATGGACGAGTCCGGTGGCCGGTATGTGCACGTGATCGCGGACGGCGGCGTCGGCTGGTCCGGCGACCTGCCGAAGGCCATCGCCTGCGGCGCCGACGCCGTGATGATGGGCTCCCCGCTGGCCCGTGCGACGGACGCGCCCGGCCGCGGCCGGCACTGGGGCATGGAGGCGGTCCACGAGGACGTGCCGCGCGGCAAGCTGGTGGACCTGGGCTCCGTGGGCACGACGGAGGAGGTCCTCACCGGCCCCTCGCACACCCCTGACGGCTCGATGAACATCTTCGGTGCGCTGCGCCGGGCGATGGCGACGACGGGGTACAGCGACCTCAAGGAGTTCCAGCGCGTCGAGGTGACTGTGGCGGACTCGCAGCACCGCCGCTGA
- the guaB gene encoding IMP dehydrogenase: protein MTANVDGVPEKFASLGLTYDDVLLLPGASDMAPDQIDTSSYISKNVRVNIPLLSAAMDKVTEARMAIAMARQGGAGVLHRNLSIADQANQVDLVKRSESGMVTDPITVHPDATLREADELCAKFRISGVPVTDGAGKLLGIVTNRDMAFEPDRSRQVREVMTPMPLVTGKVGISGVDAMELLRRHKIEKLPLVDDAGVLKGLITVKDFVKAEKYPNAAKDREGRLLVGAAVGVAGDAFERAQALVEAGVDFIVVDTAHGHSRLVSDMVAKIKSNASGVDVIGGNIATRDGAQALIDAGVDGIKVGVGPGSICTTRVVAGIGVPQVTAIYEASLAAKAAGVPVIGDGGLQYSGDIAKALVAGADTVMLGSLLAGCEESPGELLFINGKQFKSYRGMGSLAAMQTRGDRKSFSKDRYFQEGVASDEKLVPEGIEGQVPYRGPLSAVVHQLTGGLRQSMFYVGGRTVPELQANGRFVRITSAGLKESHPHDIQMTVEAPNYSRK, encoded by the coding sequence ATGACTGCAAACGTCGACGGAGTGCCCGAGAAATTCGCGTCGCTCGGGCTGACATACGACGACGTGCTGCTGCTGCCCGGCGCGTCCGACATGGCGCCCGATCAGATCGACACTTCCTCGTACATCTCGAAGAACGTGCGGGTGAACATCCCGCTGCTGTCCGCCGCGATGGACAAGGTCACCGAGGCCCGCATGGCGATCGCCATGGCCCGCCAGGGTGGCGCCGGTGTGCTGCACCGCAATCTCTCCATCGCTGACCAGGCCAACCAGGTCGACCTGGTGAAGCGTTCCGAGTCCGGCATGGTCACCGACCCGATCACGGTGCACCCGGACGCGACCCTGCGCGAGGCCGACGAGCTGTGCGCCAAGTTCCGCATCAGCGGCGTGCCGGTGACCGACGGGGCGGGCAAGCTCCTCGGCATCGTCACCAACCGTGACATGGCCTTCGAGCCGGACCGTTCGCGCCAGGTGCGCGAGGTCATGACGCCCATGCCGCTCGTCACCGGCAAGGTCGGCATCTCCGGCGTGGACGCCATGGAGCTGCTGCGCCGCCACAAGATCGAGAAGCTTCCGCTGGTCGACGACGCAGGGGTTCTCAAGGGCCTCATCACCGTCAAGGACTTCGTCAAGGCGGAGAAGTACCCGAACGCCGCGAAGGACAGGGAAGGCCGGCTGCTGGTCGGAGCCGCCGTCGGTGTCGCGGGCGACGCCTTCGAGCGGGCCCAGGCACTCGTCGAGGCGGGCGTCGACTTCATCGTCGTCGACACCGCGCACGGCCACTCCCGTCTAGTCTCCGACATGGTCGCCAAGATCAAGTCGAACGCGTCGGGTGTCGACGTCATCGGCGGCAACATCGCCACCCGTGACGGCGCCCAGGCGCTGATCGACGCGGGCGTCGACGGCATCAAGGTGGGCGTCGGCCCCGGCTCCATCTGCACCACCCGCGTGGTCGCCGGCATCGGCGTTCCGCAGGTCACCGCGATCTATGAGGCGTCGCTCGCCGCCAAGGCGGCCGGTGTCCCGGTCATCGGCGACGGCGGCCTGCAGTACTCCGGAGACATCGCCAAGGCCCTGGTGGCCGGTGCGGACACCGTGATGCTCGGCTCGCTGCTGGCGGGCTGCGAGGAGTCCCCGGGCGAGCTGCTCTTCATCAACGGCAAGCAGTTCAAGTCGTACCGCGGCATGGGTTCGCTCGCCGCGATGCAGACGCGTGGCGACCGCAAGTCGTTCTCCAAGGACCGCTACTTCCAGGAGGGCGTCGCCTCCGACGAGAAGCTGGTCCCCGAGGGCATCGAGGGCCAGGTTCCTTACCGCGGCCCGCTCTCCGCGGTCGTCCACCAGCTCACCGGCGGTCTGCGCCAGTCGATGTTCTACGTCGGCGGCCGCACCGTCCCGGAGCTCCAGGCCAACGGCCGGTTCGTCCGGATCACCTCGGCGGGGCTCAAGGAGAGCCACCCGCACGACATCCAGATGACGGTCGAAGCGCCGAACTACAGCAGGAAGTAA
- a CDS encoding sigma-70 family RNA polymerase sigma factor has product MRDDETTVIGALVHRAVDGDAQATHDLLAHVHPLALRYCRSRLNRLPGDARHFVEDLAQEVCVAVLMALPRYKDTGRPFEAFVFAIAGHKVADLQRAAMRHPGSTAVPSDEMPERPDDSLGPEERALLSSDAAWAKKLLANLPENQRELLVLRVAVGLTAEETGQMLGMSPGAVRVAQHRALSRLRALAEQ; this is encoded by the coding sequence ATGCGCGACGACGAGACGACGGTGATCGGTGCTCTGGTGCACCGTGCCGTCGACGGCGACGCGCAGGCCACCCATGATCTGCTGGCCCATGTCCATCCCCTCGCGCTGCGCTACTGCAGGTCCCGGCTGAACCGGCTGCCCGGTGATGCTCGCCACTTCGTGGAGGACCTGGCGCAGGAGGTCTGTGTCGCGGTGCTGATGGCGTTGCCGCGCTACAAGGACACCGGCAGACCCTTCGAAGCCTTTGTCTTCGCCATCGCCGGCCACAAGGTCGCCGATCTCCAGCGCGCCGCCATGCGGCACCCGGGATCGACCGCCGTGCCCTCCGACGAGATGCCGGAGCGGCCGGACGATTCGCTCGGGCCCGAGGAGCGTGCGCTGCTCAGCAGCGATGCCGCCTGGGCCAAGAAGCTCCTTGCCAACCTCCCGGAGAACCAGCGCGAGCTGCTGGTTCTGCGGGTCGCCGTCGGTCTGACCGCCGAGGAGACCGGGCAGATGCTGGGCATGTCGCCGGGTGCCGTCCGGGTCGCCCAGCACCGTGCGCTGAGCAGGTTGCGGGCCCTCGCCGAGCAGTGA
- a CDS encoding response regulator transcription factor produces the protein MTSVLVCDDSPLAREALRRAVATVPGVERVTTAANGEEVLRRWGADRSDLILMDVRMPGLGGVETVRRLLSADPGARIIMLTVAEDLDGVALAVAAGARGYLHKDASRAELRATVTQALADPTWRLAPRRLRSAEMGAAPTLTAREIQVLEGMSHGRSNAEIGRELFLSEDTVKTHARRLFKKLGASDRAHAVALGFRWGLVR, from the coding sequence ATGACATCCGTCCTCGTCTGCGACGACTCCCCGCTTGCCCGAGAGGCGCTCCGTCGCGCGGTCGCGACCGTGCCCGGCGTCGAGCGTGTGACGACGGCGGCCAACGGTGAGGAAGTTCTCCGCCGCTGGGGTGCCGACCGTTCGGATCTCATTCTGATGGACGTACGCATGCCCGGTCTGGGAGGTGTGGAGACGGTCCGGCGGCTGCTCTCCGCCGACCCCGGGGCGCGGATCATCATGCTGACCGTCGCCGAGGACCTGGACGGTGTCGCGCTAGCGGTCGCCGCCGGTGCCCGCGGATATCTGCACAAGGACGCCTCCCGCGCGGAGCTGCGGGCGACCGTCACCCAGGCACTGGCCGATCCGACGTGGCGGCTTGCCCCACGTCGGCTGCGGTCGGCCGAGATGGGTGCGGCGCCGACGCTCACCGCACGTGAGATCCAGGTGCTCGAAGGGATGAGCCACGGCCGTTCCAACGCGGAGATCGGGCGCGAGCTCTTCCTCTCCGAGGACACGGTGAAGACGCACGCCCGGCGGCTTTTCAAGAAGCTCGGCGCCTCGGACCGGGCGCACGCCGTGGCGCTCGGCTTCCGCTGGGGCCTGGTGCGCTGA
- a CDS encoding WhiB family transcriptional regulator produces the protein MADFSRLPGPNADLWDWQLLAACRGVDSSLFFHPEGERGAARSARENSAKEVCMRCPVRAECAAHALAVREPYGVWGGLTEDEREELMGRARNRLIATAGAPSGLSAPSGHG, from the coding sequence ATGGCAGATTTCTCCCGCCTTCCCGGACCCAACGCCGATCTGTGGGACTGGCAGCTGCTGGCGGCCTGCCGTGGGGTCGACAGCTCACTGTTCTTCCACCCGGAGGGTGAGCGCGGAGCGGCCCGGAGCGCCCGCGAGAACTCGGCGAAAGAGGTATGTATGCGATGCCCGGTACGCGCCGAGTGCGCAGCGCACGCCCTGGCCGTGCGTGAGCCCTACGGAGTGTGGGGCGGACTGACCGAGGACGAGCGCGAAGAGCTCATGGGACGGGCCCGCAACCGACTGATCGCGACAGCAGGGGCTCCATCGGGGTTGTCCGCCCCTTCAGGGCACGGCTGA
- a CDS encoding LysR family transcriptional regulator, which produces MIEARHLRVLRAVAATGSFSAAARELGCTQPAVSQQMKALESSAGTPLLIRTGREMRLTQAGEALVRHASGILAGLTAAEEEVAAIAGLRAGRVRLVSFPSGSSTLVPGALAALRAAHPGTRVSLVEAEPPRSVEMLREGDCDIALAFRYGTSGAEWDDLVVRPLLTDRLIGLVPDGHRLADADAVGIGELADESWIAGCPRCRRQLVEVCEESGFTPRIDFATDDYPAVIGLVGAGLGVAVLPELAIESVRPKGARTVTVEPAVEREIVALTLPDLAQVPAVAATLDQLSLAAAR; this is translated from the coding sequence GTGATCGAAGCCCGTCATCTCCGTGTCCTGCGCGCCGTGGCCGCCACCGGTTCGTTCTCCGCCGCCGCGCGTGAACTGGGCTGCACCCAGCCCGCGGTCAGCCAGCAGATGAAGGCCCTGGAGTCCTCCGCGGGCACCCCGCTGCTCATCCGCACAGGTCGCGAGATGCGGCTCACGCAGGCGGGTGAGGCGCTTGTGCGTCATGCCTCCGGCATCCTCGCCGGGCTGACCGCCGCCGAGGAGGAGGTCGCCGCGATCGCCGGGCTGCGGGCCGGCCGGGTCCGGCTCGTCTCGTTCCCCAGCGGCAGCTCCACCCTGGTTCCCGGCGCCCTCGCCGCCCTGCGTGCGGCCCACCCCGGTACGAGGGTCTCCCTGGTCGAGGCCGAGCCGCCGCGCTCGGTGGAGATGCTCCGGGAGGGGGACTGCGACATCGCGCTGGCGTTCCGCTACGGCACCTCGGGCGCCGAATGGGACGACCTGGTCGTACGTCCGCTGCTCACCGACCGGCTGATCGGCCTCGTCCCCGACGGGCACCGGCTGGCCGACGCGGATGCGGTGGGGATCGGTGAACTGGCCGACGAGTCCTGGATCGCGGGCTGCCCCCGCTGCCGCCGGCAACTGGTGGAGGTCTGCGAGGAGTCCGGTTTCACCCCCCGGATCGACTTCGCCACCGACGACTACCCGGCGGTGATCGGCCTGGTCGGCGCCGGTCTGGGGGTGGCCGTGCTGCCGGAGCTGGCGATCGAGTCGGTACGTCCCAAAGGGGCCCGCACCGTGACGGTGGAGCCGGCGGTCGAGCGTGAGATCGTCGCGCTGACGCTCCCGGACCTGGCGCAGGTCCCGGCCGTGGCGGCCACGCTGGACCAGCTTTCCCTGGCGGCCGCCCGCTAG
- a CDS encoding MOSC domain-containing protein, with protein sequence MKLLTVNVGRPKAVDYTDAPDGVTGIDKRPADGPVRVTDPGPRGTGGSGVAGDAVCDRRHHGGTDQAVYAFAREDLDAWESALGRTLANGAFGENLTISGLDVSGAKIGERWRIGPELVLEVTSGRIPCRTFAGHLDESRWVKRFTEAAAPGAYLRVVEPGEIRAGDPVEIVHRPDHDVTVQLEFLAATTRRELLPELLPARDALHPRTLRSALKYVESRTAGE encoded by the coding sequence ATGAAGTTGCTGACTGTGAATGTGGGACGGCCCAAGGCGGTCGACTACACCGACGCTCCCGATGGCGTCACCGGGATCGACAAGCGGCCGGCCGACGGCCCGGTACGGGTCACCGATCCCGGCCCCAGGGGCACCGGTGGCAGCGGGGTGGCCGGGGACGCGGTCTGTGACCGGCGCCATCACGGCGGCACCGACCAGGCCGTGTACGCCTTCGCCCGCGAGGACCTCGACGCCTGGGAGAGCGCGCTCGGCCGCACCCTGGCGAACGGCGCGTTCGGCGAGAACCTGACGATCTCCGGACTGGACGTGAGCGGCGCGAAGATCGGCGAGCGCTGGCGGATCGGCCCCGAGCTGGTGCTGGAGGTGACCTCCGGCCGGATTCCGTGCCGAACGTTCGCCGGTCACCTCGACGAGAGCCGCTGGGTCAAGCGGTTCACGGAGGCAGCCGCTCCGGGCGCCTACCTGCGAGTGGTCGAGCCGGGCGAGATCCGTGCCGGGGACCCGGTCGAGATCGTGCACCGGCCGGACCATGACGTCACCGTGCAGCTGGAGTTCCTGGCCGCGACGACGCGCCGGGAGCTGCTGCCGGAGCTGCTCCCGGCCCGGGACGCACTCCATCCCCGGACGCTGCGCTCCGCCCTGAAGTACGTGGAGTCGAGGACCGCAGGCGAGTGA
- a CDS encoding SDR family NAD(P)-dependent oxidoreductase, with the protein MTTALITGATAGIGAAFARRLAAEGHNLVLVARNTERLREQATELHDLHGIEAEVLTADLSEDDGIASVEARLTDRRQSVDLLINNAGFGNKGRYLEVSMADELKMLKVHCEAVLRLTSAAAAGMKERGRGGVVNVASVAAFVPRGTYGASKAWVVQFTQGAAKDLAGSGVRLMALCPGFVRTEFHERAGMGTGNIPGWMWLDADKLVATALADLARGKSLSIPDARYKTLMGLVKVAPRGLLGGVTSKTGRKYGPQ; encoded by the coding sequence ATGACGACTGCACTGATTACGGGCGCGACCGCGGGGATCGGGGCCGCCTTCGCACGGCGGCTCGCGGCCGAAGGGCACAACCTGGTGCTGGTGGCGCGCAACACCGAGCGGCTCCGGGAGCAGGCAACCGAACTGCACGACCTGCATGGCATCGAGGCCGAGGTGCTGACCGCCGATCTGTCCGAGGACGACGGGATCGCCTCGGTCGAGGCGCGATTGACGGACCGTCGGCAATCCGTCGATCTACTGATCAACAACGCCGGATTCGGCAACAAGGGCCGCTATCTGGAAGTGTCGATGGCCGATGAGCTGAAGATGCTGAAGGTGCACTGCGAGGCGGTGCTGCGGCTGACCTCGGCGGCCGCGGCCGGAATGAAGGAGCGCGGGCGGGGCGGGGTCGTCAATGTGGCCTCGGTCGCGGCGTTCGTACCGCGCGGGACGTACGGCGCGTCCAAGGCCTGGGTCGTGCAGTTCACCCAGGGCGCGGCGAAGGATCTGGCCGGGTCGGGGGTGCGGCTGATGGCGCTCTGCCCCGGCTTCGTACGGACCGAGTTCCATGAGCGGGCCGGGATGGGGACCGGCAACATCCCGGGCTGGATGTGGCTCGACGCGGACAAGCTGGTGGCGACGGCGCTGGCGGATCTGGCGCGCGGCAAGTCCCTCTCGATCCCGGACGCGCGGTACAAGACGCTGATGGGGCTGGTGAAGGTGGCGCCGCGCGGCCTGCTCGGAGGGGTCACCTCCAAGACCGGCCGCAAGTACGGGCCGCAGTGA